A genomic window from Anthocerotibacter panamensis C109 includes:
- a CDS encoding hydantoinase B/oxoprolinase family protein, with product MPSLPTDVPTPSRWQFWIDRGGTFTDVVARRPDGSLVVHKLLSENPERYRDAAVQGIREILGLPQGAPLPTEEIEVVKMGTTVATNALLERKGERTVLVVNRGFKDALCIGYQNRPKLFDRHIVRPELLYERVIEVTGRYGAHGAELCPLDLEQARADLELAYRAGIRACAIVFMHAYRYSDHERQIAAVARSIGFAQVSVSHQVSPLMKLVSRGDTTVVDAYLSPVLRRYVASVQQALPGPRLLFMQSNGGLTVAEAFQGKDSILSGPAGGVVGAVAVSAQAGFTRIIGFDMGGTSTDVFHYDGSFEYTFESTVAGVRLRAPMLHIHTVAAGGGSMVTFDANRLRVGPDSAGANPGPASYRRGGPLTVTDSNVMVGKILPEYFPRVFGPSGNLPLDPNIVRERFLELTHQINAATGGTRSPQAVAEGFLTIAVENMAQAIKKISVQRGYDLTGYTLCCFGGAGGQHACLVADALGMERVLLHPLAGVLSAYGMGIADRRVMREQAVEILLTPEVLPDLKFSLDRLSAQGREELLAQEVPEQDIHVFPRVHLRYAGTDTVLVVNFGDYPSLVEQFEALHHQRFGFGAKHKGYIVEAVAVEVVGVTPVPDASPLEAPARATPPVVLTQTEIFTGGKAYPTAVYERSRLAPGDRIYGPAILIEATATIVVEPEWQVEVTPRLHLILTRSVPRRRATAIGTTAVDPVLLEIFNNRFMTIAEEMGATLQNTSSSVNIKERLDFSCALFDRQGQLIANAPHMPVHLGSMGESVRVVLQDWGAQLKPGAVFALNSPYHGGTHLPDVTVVTPVWVDHRPIFFVASRGHHADIGGITPGSMPPYSTTVEEEGVLIATADGKPFALVEADHFQEEAVWGLLTQGRYPARNPAQNIADLKAQIAANARGVQELLRMVGYFSLPTVLAYMNHVQDNAEEHVRRVLEAFLPDDAPRTFSYPMDDGSALVVTVTLDRVERRARVDFTGTAPERPNNFNAPVAVCTAAVLYVFRTLVDEDIPMNAGCLRPIEIFIPPGTMLHPRYPAAVVAGNVETSQYITDTLYGALAVMGAAQGTMNNFTFGNDHYQYYETICGGSGAGPDFDGTDAVHTHMTNSRLTDPEILEWRYPVRLEAFAIRPDSGGRGRHRGGNGVIRRIRFLEPMTCAIISEHRVTPPYGMAGGAPGAVGHNWVQRRDGTVVELGGCAQIQMESGDIFVIETPGGGGYGVAS from the coding sequence ATGCCCTCCTTGCCCACAGACGTTCCTACTCCTTCGCGGTGGCAATTTTGGATTGACCGCGGGGGCACCTTCACCGACGTGGTCGCCCGCCGCCCTGATGGTTCACTGGTGGTCCATAAGCTGCTCTCGGAGAACCCGGAACGCTATCGGGACGCCGCCGTGCAGGGAATCCGCGAAATCCTGGGGCTACCCCAAGGGGCTCCCCTGCCGACAGAGGAAATTGAGGTCGTCAAGATGGGGACCACGGTCGCCACTAACGCCCTCCTAGAGCGCAAAGGCGAACGGACGGTCCTGGTGGTGAATCGAGGTTTTAAAGATGCTCTGTGCATCGGCTATCAGAACCGCCCCAAGCTCTTTGACCGGCATATTGTCCGCCCCGAACTGCTCTATGAGCGGGTCATTGAAGTGACCGGGCGCTATGGTGCCCATGGAGCGGAGCTTTGCCCGCTGGATCTGGAGCAAGCCCGGGCAGACTTGGAACTAGCCTACCGGGCGGGTATCCGCGCCTGTGCCATCGTCTTTATGCACGCCTACCGCTACTCAGACCACGAGCGGCAGATAGCTGCGGTGGCGCGGTCTATCGGGTTTGCGCAGGTCTCGGTCTCCCATCAGGTCAGCCCTTTAATGAAACTGGTGAGCCGGGGGGATACCACGGTGGTAGACGCCTACCTCTCGCCGGTCCTGCGCCGCTATGTCGCCTCGGTCCAACAAGCACTGCCCGGTCCGCGGCTACTATTTATGCAGTCCAACGGTGGGTTGACCGTAGCTGAGGCTTTTCAGGGCAAAGACAGCATCCTTTCTGGGCCTGCCGGGGGGGTGGTCGGGGCGGTAGCCGTCAGTGCTCAGGCTGGGTTCACCCGCATCATCGGTTTTGATATGGGCGGGACCTCGACGGATGTTTTTCACTACGATGGCAGCTTTGAGTACACCTTTGAGAGCACCGTCGCCGGGGTGCGTCTGCGCGCTCCGATGCTCCACATCCATACGGTCGCAGCGGGGGGTGGGTCGATGGTGACGTTCGACGCGAATCGCTTGCGGGTTGGCCCGGACTCGGCGGGAGCTAATCCGGGTCCGGCTTCCTATCGGCGCGGTGGACCCCTCACGGTCACCGACAGCAATGTGATGGTGGGGAAGATCCTGCCGGAATATTTCCCCCGAGTCTTTGGCCCAAGCGGGAATTTACCCCTCGACCCCAACATAGTCCGGGAGCGTTTCTTGGAACTCACCCACCAAATCAACGCAGCCACCGGGGGCACGCGTAGCCCGCAAGCGGTCGCCGAGGGCTTTTTGACGATTGCAGTCGAGAATATGGCACAGGCGATCAAGAAGATTTCGGTGCAGCGCGGTTATGATCTGACCGGCTATACGCTCTGTTGCTTTGGCGGGGCAGGGGGGCAGCACGCCTGTCTGGTAGCGGATGCCTTGGGTATGGAACGGGTTTTGTTGCACCCCTTGGCTGGGGTCCTCTCCGCCTATGGTATGGGCATCGCCGACCGGCGGGTGATGCGCGAACAGGCGGTAGAAATTCTTCTGACCCCGGAGGTCCTCCCCGACCTGAAGTTCTCTTTGGATCGGCTCAGTGCACAGGGTCGCGAGGAACTGCTTGCTCAGGAAGTTCCTGAGCAGGATATCCATGTTTTCCCTCGGGTCCATCTGCGCTACGCGGGTACTGATACTGTCCTGGTTGTGAATTTTGGGGATTATCCGAGCTTGGTGGAACAGTTTGAAGCGCTCCACCACCAGCGTTTTGGCTTCGGAGCAAAGCATAAGGGCTACATTGTCGAAGCGGTCGCTGTGGAGGTCGTCGGGGTCACCCCGGTCCCCGACGCCTCGCCCCTAGAGGCTCCCGCGCGCGCTACTCCCCCGGTCGTCTTGACGCAGACCGAGATCTTCACCGGCGGTAAAGCCTACCCCACAGCGGTCTATGAGCGCTCACGACTCGCACCGGGAGACCGGATTTACGGACCAGCCATCCTCATCGAGGCGACAGCAACCATAGTGGTCGAGCCGGAGTGGCAGGTGGAGGTTACCCCCCGGCTACACCTCATCCTGACGCGGTCTGTCCCGCGCCGCCGCGCCACCGCTATCGGAACAACCGCAGTGGACCCCGTTCTGCTAGAGATCTTCAATAACCGCTTTATGACTATCGCTGAGGAAATGGGGGCTACGCTCCAGAACACCAGCTCCTCCGTGAATATAAAAGAACGCCTCGACTTCTCCTGTGCCCTCTTTGACCGTCAAGGTCAACTCATCGCCAACGCCCCGCACATGCCGGTCCATCTAGGCTCGATGGGCGAGAGCGTGCGGGTCGTCCTTCAGGATTGGGGCGCTCAGTTAAAACCGGGGGCGGTCTTCGCCCTCAACTCCCCCTATCACGGGGGGACGCACCTGCCGGATGTGACCGTTGTGACGCCCGTGTGGGTAGACCACCGCCCTATCTTTTTTGTTGCCTCGCGGGGCCACCATGCGGATATCGGGGGCATTACGCCCGGCTCGATGCCGCCCTACAGCACCACGGTCGAGGAGGAAGGGGTTTTGATCGCCACCGCTGACGGCAAACCCTTTGCGCTGGTGGAAGCGGACCATTTCCAGGAAGAGGCGGTCTGGGGACTACTGACCCAAGGTCGCTATCCCGCCCGCAACCCCGCCCAAAATATTGCTGACCTCAAGGCACAGATTGCAGCCAATGCCCGTGGGGTCCAGGAATTGCTGCGGATGGTCGGATACTTCTCGCTGCCTACGGTCCTAGCCTACATGAACCACGTCCAGGACAATGCCGAAGAACACGTCCGCCGGGTTCTGGAAGCCTTCTTGCCCGATGACGCACCCCGCACGTTTAGCTACCCCATGGACGACGGCAGCGCTCTTGTGGTCACGGTGACCCTTGACCGGGTGGAGCGTCGGGCGCGGGTAGATTTCACGGGGACCGCCCCTGAGCGCCCCAACAATTTCAATGCGCCGGTAGCGGTGTGTACCGCAGCAGTCCTCTATGTCTTTCGCACGCTGGTGGACGAGGACATTCCTATGAACGCGGGGTGTCTCAGGCCCATCGAAATCTTTATCCCGCCCGGAACTATGCTCCATCCCCGCTATCCGGCGGCGGTAGTGGCGGGCAATGTCGAGACTTCGCAGTACATCACCGACACGCTCTACGGTGCCTTAGCAGTGATGGGAGCAGCACAGGGGACGATGAACAATTTCACCTTCGGCAATGACCACTATCAGTACTATGAGACGATCTGCGGTGGATCTGGGGCGGGGCCAGACTTTGATGGCACGGATGCGGTCCACACCCACATGACCAATTCCCGACTCACCGACCCGGAGATCCTGGAATGGCGCTATCCCGTCCGGTTGGAAGCATTTGCGATCCGCCCGGACAGCGGCGGGCGGGGGCGACACCGGGGCGGAAACGGAGTCATCCGCCGCATCCGCTTCCTGGAGCCGATGACCTGCGCCATAATCTCAGAGCACCGGGTCACGCCCCCCTACGGCATGGCGGGCGGTGCACCGGGGGCAGTCGGGCACAATTGGGTCCAACGCCGCGACGGTACCGTGGTGGAATTGGGGGGATGCGCTCAGATCCAAATGGAGTCAGGGGACATTTTTGTGATTGAGACCCCTGGAGGCGGAGGGTATGGGGTGGCTTCTTAG
- the bcp gene encoding thioredoxin-dependent thiol peroxidase, with protein sequence MVQAVGEQAPDFNAVDSDGVTHALHQYRGKTVVLYFYPRDNTPGCTKEACSFRDEWAKLKALDVVVLGVSKDSQKSHQKFRDKFALPFPLLSDPEAQVAQQYGVWGEKKFMGKTFIGMHRMTFVIDPEGKISHVFTKVNTDTHATDILKILQPL encoded by the coding sequence ATGGTACAAGCAGTTGGAGAACAGGCTCCAGATTTCAATGCGGTGGATAGTGACGGGGTTACCCACGCCCTGCATCAGTACCGAGGTAAAACAGTTGTTTTGTACTTTTATCCGCGCGACAATACTCCGGGCTGCACCAAAGAAGCCTGTAGTTTTCGGGATGAATGGGCTAAGTTAAAAGCGTTGGACGTAGTGGTTTTGGGCGTCAGCAAGGATTCCCAGAAATCGCACCAAAAATTTCGGGATAAGTTCGCGCTACCCTTCCCCCTCCTGAGCGACCCTGAAGCCCAAGTGGCCCAACAGTACGGAGTATGGGGCGAAAAAAAATTCATGGGCAAGACCTTTATCGGCATGCATCGCATGACTTTTGTGATTGATCCCGAGGGAAAGATCAGCCATGTGTTTACCAAGGTAAATACCGACACCCACGCCACCGATATCCTGAAGATCCTCCAGCCCCTATGA
- a CDS encoding alternative oxidase: protein MIRFLVNFFVFVVDKVYGNRPYPRFYVLETIARVPYFAFLSVLHLYESLGMWRKADWLKVHFAETWNELHHLLIMESLGGNELWADRLVARSIALFYYWVCVLLYMLSPRSAYYFMELVENHAHHTYSVFLQEHELALKALPAPPVAVEYYTKGDLYLFDEFQTARKPEDRRPVIETLYDTFVNIRDDEGEHVKTMVACQKPDAQKTFKSPHSLLPESPEREPAHLS from the coding sequence ATGATTCGTTTTCTTGTTAACTTTTTTGTGTTTGTAGTGGACAAGGTCTATGGCAATCGGCCTTATCCGCGTTTTTATGTCCTGGAAACCATTGCTCGGGTACCTTATTTTGCCTTCCTGTCCGTGTTACACCTCTATGAGAGCCTGGGGATGTGGCGCAAAGCCGATTGGCTCAAGGTCCACTTTGCTGAAACCTGGAATGAACTACACCACCTGTTGATCATGGAATCGCTGGGAGGCAATGAGCTGTGGGCTGACCGGCTCGTTGCTCGTTCCATTGCCCTGTTCTACTACTGGGTGTGCGTCCTGCTCTATATGCTCTCGCCGCGCTCTGCTTACTACTTCATGGAATTGGTGGAGAATCACGCCCACCACACCTACAGCGTTTTCCTCCAAGAGCATGAATTAGCGCTGAAAGCCCTGCCCGCCCCGCCGGTAGCCGTGGAATACTACACCAAGGGCGACCTTTATTTGTTCGACGAGTTCCAGACCGCTCGTAAGCCGGAAGACCGCCGCCCGGTGATCGAGACGCTCTATGACACGTTCGTGAATATCCGTGACGATGAGGGCGAGCACGTCAAGACGATGGTGGCCTGCCAGAAACCGGATGCTCAAAAAACCTTCAAGAGCCCACACAGCCTCCTACCCGAGAGCCCGGAGCGCGAACCGGCCCATCTCTCCTAG